One part of the Sporosarcina ureae genome encodes these proteins:
- a CDS encoding YegS/Rv2252/BmrU family lipid kinase: MTQKLSETLHIFAQAVDELIVLNSASEAELQLACVKYSDQVDLFIILGGDGTVHTCINSIAPLSVRPIIAILPGGTSNDFSRSLGIPQLLNEAATGVLNGSIIETDVGKVGEGYFMNFWGIGLVTETSENIKPEEKKRFGSISYVLSTLRTLKQTEPFHYKIRSTDTELEGEAILLFVLNGRFIGTTELPIAPLSPFDGKLDLLIVKDTNFAAFKELFALQDPLVENEQLAELEYIQVESLEIVDPIGSKVDMDGEIYEETTQRITVLPGHLQMIQVNS, translated from the coding sequence ATGACACAGAAACTTTCTGAAACGCTTCACATATTTGCGCAAGCAGTCGACGAACTCATTGTACTGAACTCAGCTTCTGAAGCAGAACTCCAACTAGCCTGCGTGAAATATAGTGATCAAGTCGACTTGTTCATTATACTCGGTGGTGATGGCACTGTTCATACATGCATTAACAGCATTGCGCCACTTTCTGTCCGACCGATCATAGCCATATTGCCCGGTGGTACGTCAAATGATTTTAGTCGATCTTTAGGTATCCCTCAGCTACTGAATGAAGCAGCCACTGGAGTACTTAACGGATCAATTATCGAAACAGATGTCGGCAAAGTAGGTGAGGGCTACTTCATGAACTTTTGGGGCATTGGATTAGTTACAGAGACGTCAGAAAACATTAAGCCCGAAGAAAAGAAACGTTTTGGTTCAATTAGTTATGTGCTCAGTACATTGCGCACTCTCAAACAAACAGAACCTTTTCACTATAAAATTCGATCTACTGACACGGAATTAGAAGGTGAAGCTATTTTATTGTTTGTGCTTAATGGACGCTTTATTGGTACAACTGAGCTACCTATCGCGCCATTGTCCCCATTCGACGGCAAATTAGACTTACTGATCGTAAAAGACACTAACTTCGCTGCCTTTAAAGAACTATTTGCATTACAAGATCCTCTCGTCGAAAATGAGCAACTAGCTGAACTTGAATATATACAAGTAGAGTCATTAGAAATAGTAGATCCTATTGGGAGTAAAGTAGACATGGATGGGGAAATTTATGAAGAAACTACACAGAGAATTACTGTCTTACCCGGCCATTTACAAATGATACAAGTTAATAGTTAG
- a CDS encoding DUF488 family protein — protein sequence MEIYTVGHSTHTEEEFLKLLDDAGIQKLVDVRAFPGSRKFPHFHEDRMKEWLPAHGIAYRHCEKLGGRRRKSKTVDNEVNEGWNNQSFHNYADYTLTSEFQEGIDELMKEASEKRIAICCSERHPARCHRLLISNWLATHGWNVKHIIDGPKEKTLIEDHEVGKWGAEPIVLDDGEVTYPPEPSEET from the coding sequence ATGGAAATTTATACAGTTGGGCATTCCACACATACGGAAGAAGAGTTTTTAAAATTATTGGACGATGCCGGTATTCAGAAACTAGTAGATGTTCGGGCATTTCCCGGCAGTCGCAAATTCCCACATTTCCATGAGGATCGAATGAAAGAATGGTTACCTGCGCATGGCATTGCTTATCGACATTGCGAAAAATTGGGAGGACGTAGAAGAAAATCCAAAACCGTTGATAATGAAGTCAATGAAGGATGGAATAATCAATCCTTTCACAATTACGCGGATTACACATTGACTTCTGAATTCCAAGAGGGAATCGACGAATTGATGAAAGAAGCTTCAGAAAAGCGCATCGCAATATGTTGTTCAGAGCGTCATCCGGCAAGATGCCATCGCTTATTAATTAGTAATTGGCTCGCCACACATGGTTGGAATGTAAAACATATTATTGATGGACCTAAGGAAAAGACGTTAATTGAAGATCATGAAGTAGGGAAGTGGGGGGCTGAACCGATTGTGTTAGATGATGGGGAAGTGACGTATCCTCCAGAACCTAGTGAAGAAACATAA
- a CDS encoding NAD(P)/FAD-dependent oxidoreductase has product MMKLHTGSLYWESTFEKEGFPKTERKELYDVAIVGGGMSGALTSYVLSNEGYSIVLIEQEDVGGGSTSANTGLLQFSNDIMLHELMEQIGEEKAVEFYKGCKEAMKNLKDVAEHAPFDVNFHSRESLYYASTEEDVARLRKEFEALQKYDFPVEYWEPEDIEAHFPFSQPAAIVTEGDAEVNPLRLCMGAIHYAYEKGMDIFEHTEVLGIQDTEERVLIKTTDGEFQAKSVIVTTGYAPTPDMSIPQKDLKVTYAIATQPIDDLSFWHDRMMIWETKRPYLYMRLTDENRIVAGGLDQNMDTLPDSQEAIDKKFSQLKQELQDLFPNQKLDFEYEWTALFGESTDELPVIGRHPFEPHIYYLIGLGGNGTVYSMLGAYLLRDELAGISNSNEPILEIER; this is encoded by the coding sequence ATGATGAAGTTACATACAGGATCATTATATTGGGAATCGACTTTTGAAAAAGAAGGTTTTCCGAAAACGGAGCGTAAAGAGTTGTATGACGTGGCGATAGTAGGCGGAGGGATGTCAGGTGCACTCACTTCGTACGTTTTGTCGAATGAAGGCTACTCTATTGTGTTGATTGAACAAGAAGATGTAGGTGGAGGAAGTACGTCAGCCAATACCGGGTTATTGCAATTCTCCAATGATATTATGTTACACGAACTGATGGAGCAAATAGGTGAAGAAAAAGCAGTCGAGTTTTATAAAGGCTGCAAAGAAGCGATGAAGAATTTGAAAGACGTGGCGGAACATGCACCGTTTGATGTGAATTTCCATTCGCGTGAAAGCTTATATTATGCGAGTACGGAAGAAGATGTAGCAAGATTGCGTAAGGAGTTCGAAGCGCTACAAAAATATGATTTCCCTGTCGAGTATTGGGAGCCAGAAGATATTGAAGCACACTTCCCATTCTCCCAACCAGCCGCTATTGTGACAGAAGGGGATGCGGAAGTAAACCCTCTACGTTTATGCATGGGTGCAATCCACTATGCGTATGAAAAGGGTATGGATATATTTGAACATACTGAAGTGCTGGGAATTCAGGATACCGAAGAACGCGTATTAATAAAAACGACAGATGGAGAATTTCAGGCAAAGTCCGTTATTGTCACGACGGGTTATGCACCGACTCCCGATATGTCGATCCCTCAGAAAGACTTAAAAGTGACGTATGCAATTGCTACTCAGCCGATCGATGATTTGTCATTCTGGCATGACCGTATGATGATTTGGGAAACGAAACGACCTTATTTGTATATGCGATTAACAGATGAAAATCGAATTGTGGCGGGTGGTTTGGATCAGAATATGGACACACTACCTGACTCACAAGAAGCGATAGATAAGAAGTTTTCACAATTAAAACAGGAATTACAAGACTTGTTCCCGAATCAGAAACTGGATTTTGAATACGAATGGACTGCACTATTTGGTGAGTCGACAGATGAATTGCCAGTAATCGGTCGCCATCCATTTGAACCACATATCTATTATTTGATTGGGCTTGGTGGTAACGGAACCGTGTATAGCATGCTCGGTGCTTATTTACTGCGTGATGAATTGGCCGGTATATCAAATTCGAATGAACCGATATTGGAAATAGAACGCTAA